A genomic region of Mycolicibacterium poriferae contains the following coding sequences:
- a CDS encoding acetyl-CoA hydrolase/transferase family protein: MPQELTAEDAAARIDRSDTLGIPLGPGQPPGFLRALGERTDWTDLRVYGALLAVSTELFGRSGVHYQSGFYGPLERALRDSGADIEFTPADFRRFGPLLERQCPRVMTTVAAAPDADGWCSLALHAGGTTEELRRAGADPNRLLIVEASDGYPRTFGHGDHRHALHVDEIDILIRSSESPLELPEPEPSDADRAIAEHAVAFIRPGSTLQTGIGSIPSQIATLLADGDGGGYGLHSEMFTDGCMRLHRAGKVTNDAKGIFDGVSVTTFAFGSAELYAWLDGNADVAFLPVEIVNAPEVIAANHTMVSINGALAIDLHGQVVADTVAGNQFSGIGGAEDFVAGVGLELSDRSLICLPSTYEKDGELVSRIVPWFGPGAVVTTPRHHVDVIVTEYGVAELEGKTVRQRGHALAEIAHPRFRDELAEAADRAAAGRSPVR, encoded by the coding sequence ATGCCGCAGGAGCTCACCGCCGAGGACGCCGCCGCCCGCATCGACCGCAGTGACACGCTGGGCATCCCGCTCGGACCCGGTCAGCCGCCCGGGTTCCTGCGCGCGCTGGGCGAGCGGACGGACTGGACCGATCTGCGCGTCTACGGTGCGTTGCTGGCGGTGAGCACCGAACTCTTCGGCCGCTCCGGCGTGCACTACCAGTCGGGTTTCTACGGCCCGCTGGAGCGGGCGCTGCGCGACTCGGGCGCCGACATCGAGTTCACTCCGGCGGACTTCCGCCGCTTCGGGCCGCTGCTGGAACGCCAGTGCCCCCGGGTGATGACGACGGTCGCAGCCGCCCCCGACGCCGACGGATGGTGCTCGCTGGCGCTGCACGCCGGCGGCACGACCGAGGAGCTGCGCCGCGCCGGAGCCGACCCGAACCGGTTGCTGATCGTCGAGGCGTCCGACGGTTATCCGCGCACGTTCGGGCACGGCGACCATCGGCATGCGCTGCACGTCGACGAGATCGACATCCTCATCCGCTCCTCGGAGAGCCCGCTCGAACTCCCCGAACCGGAGCCGTCGGATGCCGACCGGGCGATCGCCGAGCACGCCGTCGCGTTCATCCGGCCCGGCTCCACGCTGCAGACGGGCATCGGCTCGATTCCCAGTCAGATCGCGACCCTGCTGGCCGACGGGGACGGCGGTGGCTATGGACTGCACAGCGAGATGTTCACCGACGGCTGCATGCGGCTGCACCGGGCGGGCAAGGTCACCAACGACGCCAAGGGGATCTTCGACGGGGTCAGTGTCACGACGTTCGCGTTCGGGTCGGCGGAGCTCTACGCGTGGCTGGACGGCAACGCCGACGTGGCGTTCCTGCCGGTCGAGATCGTCAATGCGCCCGAGGTCATCGCGGCCAACCACACCATGGTGTCCATCAACGGCGCGCTCGCGATCGACCTCCACGGCCAGGTTGTCGCCGACACCGTCGCCGGGAACCAGTTCAGCGGCATCGGGGGCGCCGAGGACTTCGTGGCCGGGGTCGGGCTCGAGCTATCCGACCGCTCGTTGATCTGCCTGCCGTCCACGTACGAGAAGGACGGCGAGCTCGTGTCGCGGATCGTGCCGTGGTTCGGTCCCGGCGCCGTCGTCACGACCCCGCGGCACCACGTCGACGTCATCGTCACCGAGTACGGGGTCGCCGAGCTGGAAGGTAAGACGGTGCGGCAACGCGGTCACGCGCTCGCGGAGATCGCCCATCCCAGGTTCCGCGACGAACTGGCCGAGGCGGCCGACCGGGCCGCCGCCGGCCGCTCGCCGGTGCGCTGA
- a CDS encoding AMP-binding protein, with protein sequence MAFPAGCHDPVLDVPTATAPEPGAYLRAALDWHFGADTGSPFWLRIAETLDFDPRVEVRSYDDLARFPAVVDQLRDAAVEDLIPRGYGHPAPVPKVFESGGTTGAPKRTAQLPDWVEQVTRWQVEDFSAGGFVADAGLLALVPGGPHGVGYFDRAVAERLGAPCHTVDLDPRWVKRLAARRDRRSAAVVGDYVSHVLDQARHILRSQRVTNLHATPPLLEAIATDEELTDLVRRRIRFILLSGAHVDADTMDLFRTIFPAATISIAFGSTMILSQAATRIDGDTAIFDPRSPYVVFWVVDPASGERVGHGERGQVVMHHISKGMFIPNNLERDTALRMPGPAGQIGDSLAEVAPVAVFDGEPVIEGVY encoded by the coding sequence ATGGCGTTCCCAGCCGGATGTCACGACCCGGTGCTCGACGTTCCGACAGCGACGGCGCCCGAGCCCGGGGCATATCTGCGCGCCGCACTGGACTGGCATTTCGGCGCGGACACCGGGTCACCGTTCTGGCTGCGCATTGCCGAGACCCTGGACTTCGATCCGCGTGTCGAGGTGCGCAGCTACGACGACCTCGCCCGGTTCCCCGCCGTCGTCGACCAGTTGCGCGACGCCGCCGTCGAGGACCTCATCCCGCGCGGATACGGGCACCCGGCGCCGGTGCCGAAGGTGTTCGAGTCCGGCGGCACCACCGGTGCGCCGAAGCGCACCGCACAGCTGCCCGACTGGGTGGAGCAGGTCACCCGCTGGCAGGTCGAGGATTTCAGCGCCGGCGGCTTCGTCGCCGACGCCGGGTTGCTGGCACTGGTACCGGGCGGACCGCACGGCGTCGGCTATTTCGACCGCGCGGTGGCCGAACGACTCGGGGCGCCGTGCCACACCGTCGACCTCGATCCACGCTGGGTCAAACGCCTGGCGGCGCGCCGCGACCGGCGCTCGGCGGCCGTGGTCGGCGACTACGTGTCACATGTGCTCGACCAGGCTCGCCACATCCTGCGCTCGCAGCGGGTGACGAACCTGCACGCCACCCCGCCGCTGCTGGAGGCCATCGCCACCGACGAGGAGCTGACCGACCTGGTACGCCGGCGCATCCGCTTCATCCTGCTCAGCGGCGCGCACGTGGACGCCGACACCATGGACCTGTTCCGCACGATCTTCCCCGCCGCGACCATCTCCATCGCCTTCGGCAGCACCATGATCCTGTCGCAGGCCGCCACCCGCATCGACGGCGACACGGCGATCTTCGATCCCCGCTCGCCGTACGTGGTGTTCTGGGTCGTCGACCCCGCCTCCGGCGAGCGGGTCGGCCACGGCGAACGCGGGCAGGTGGTGATGCACCACATCAGCAAGGGCATGTTCATCCCCAACAACCTCGAACGCGACACCGCACTGCGGATGCCCGGCCCGGCCGGCCAGATCGGTGACTCGCTGGCCGAGGTCGCGCCGGTGGCCGTGTTCGACGGCGAGCCGGTGATCGAGGGCGTGTACTGA
- a CDS encoding aldehyde dehydrogenase family protein: MAAGPAAALRLDALGPAGVYRTRTREVVTDTGGDAVLETSVVPRLYVTRTITAQRRAAPLPVAERGAALDRAAELFTSATLAGLGFTDYVDLTCRITGLPITVAETGARTVATAVAAAFDAVRAALPARTELEWRHQSEGAIWARRGEVLGVHAPGNAPGVHGLWPQALALGYRVAVRPSRREPLTAHRLVSALRAAGFRDVDAACLPTGHSGADDLVRAADLALVYGGQDVADRYADDPSVFVNGPGRAKILITAEQDWRAHLDVIVDSVAALAGTACVNATAVLYEGDARPLARAVAERLSALPELAAADPRAVLPTSAIGNARAVADRLARCAVAAEPILGAEQVVADLGGGVAALRPAVHLLDSPDPVTLGTELPFPCVWVSGWSRDNGLAALRDSLVVTAITADQMLLDSLAREPSVTNLYCGAVATHHGAPHIPHDGFLADFLMRNKGFVRR; encoded by the coding sequence ATGGCCGCAGGCCCTGCCGCTGCCCTGCGCCTGGATGCGCTCGGCCCCGCGGGCGTCTACCGCACCCGGACGCGCGAGGTCGTCACCGACACCGGCGGCGATGCGGTGTTGGAGACGTCGGTGGTGCCGCGGCTGTACGTCACCCGAACAATCACCGCGCAGCGACGGGCCGCGCCGTTGCCCGTCGCCGAACGCGGCGCAGCGTTGGACCGCGCGGCCGAGCTCTTCACCTCGGCCACGCTCGCCGGGCTGGGCTTCACCGACTACGTCGACCTCACCTGCCGCATCACCGGATTGCCGATCACCGTGGCCGAGACCGGTGCCCGCACCGTCGCGACGGCGGTGGCGGCGGCCTTCGACGCGGTGCGCGCGGCGCTGCCCGCCCGTACCGAACTGGAGTGGCGCCACCAGAGCGAGGGCGCGATCTGGGCGCGGCGCGGCGAGGTGCTCGGTGTGCACGCCCCGGGCAACGCTCCCGGTGTGCACGGACTGTGGCCGCAGGCGCTGGCGCTGGGTTACCGCGTGGCGGTGCGGCCGTCGCGGCGTGAACCGCTGACCGCCCACCGGCTGGTGAGCGCGCTGCGGGCGGCCGGGTTCCGGGACGTCGACGCCGCTTGTCTGCCGACCGGGCACAGCGGCGCCGACGACCTCGTGCGCGCGGCGGACCTCGCGCTGGTCTACGGCGGGCAGGATGTCGCCGACCGCTACGCCGACGACCCGTCGGTGTTCGTCAACGGACCCGGCCGCGCCAAGATCCTCATCACCGCCGAGCAGGACTGGCGCGCCCACCTCGACGTCATCGTCGACTCGGTCGCAGCGCTGGCGGGCACGGCGTGCGTCAACGCCACCGCCGTGCTGTACGAGGGCGACGCCCGGCCGCTGGCACGGGCGGTCGCCGAACGGCTCAGCGCGTTGCCCGAGTTGGCTGCCGCCGACCCCCGTGCGGTGCTTCCCACGTCGGCGATCGGCAACGCCCGCGCCGTCGCCGACCGGCTGGCGCGCTGCGCGGTCGCGGCCGAGCCCATCCTGGGTGCCGAGCAGGTGGTCGCCGACCTCGGCGGCGGCGTCGCGGCGCTGCGGCCCGCCGTGCATCTGCTCGACTCACCGGATCCGGTGACACTCGGGACGGAGTTGCCGTTCCCCTGCGTGTGGGTGTCAGGGTGGTCGCGCGACAACGGACTGGCAGCGCTGCGCGACAGCCTCGTCGTCACGGCGATCACCGCCGATCAGATGCTGCTCGACAGCCTGGCTCGGGAACCGTCGGTGACCAATCTCTACTGCGGCGCCGTCGCAACCCACCACGGGGCCCCGCACATCCCGCACGACGGATTCCTGGCCGACTTCCTGATGCGCAACAAGGGTTTCGTCCGCCGCTGA
- a CDS encoding FadR/GntR family transcriptional regulator produces MARSTPLAPMIGADAVASRTAVRSPKTAELVAGTLRRMVVEGQLKDGDFLPNEAELMAHFGVSRPTLREAVRVLESERLVEVRRGSRTGARVRVPGPEVVARPAGLLLELSGATIADLLTAKSAIEPMAARLLAETGTTEAFDELEQMLEGLATVDHQSDRLAESTGAFHLRVVQLSGNATLGIVAGMLHEITVRHTAFVFNERRPVSRDDYEKLMRSYRKLLQFLRAGDADRAEAHWRKHLDTSRELLLAGLESVPVRDVMG; encoded by the coding sequence GTGGCTCGCAGCACTCCCCTGGCCCCGATGATCGGCGCCGACGCCGTCGCGTCCCGCACCGCGGTGCGGTCCCCCAAGACGGCCGAGCTGGTCGCCGGGACACTGCGTCGCATGGTGGTGGAAGGCCAGCTCAAAGACGGTGACTTCCTGCCCAACGAAGCCGAGTTGATGGCCCACTTCGGTGTCAGCAGGCCCACACTGCGCGAAGCGGTCCGGGTGCTGGAGTCCGAGCGCCTGGTCGAGGTGCGGCGCGGCTCGCGAACCGGGGCGCGGGTGCGGGTGCCCGGTCCCGAGGTGGTGGCCCGCCCGGCCGGCCTGCTACTGGAACTGTCCGGCGCAACGATCGCCGATCTGCTGACCGCGAAGTCGGCGATCGAGCCGATGGCCGCCCGGCTGCTCGCCGAGACCGGCACGACCGAGGCGTTCGACGAACTCGAGCAGATGCTCGAGGGGCTGGCGACCGTCGACCACCAGTCCGACCGTCTCGCCGAATCCACCGGCGCTTTCCACCTGCGGGTGGTGCAGCTGTCGGGCAACGCGACGCTGGGCATCGTCGCCGGCATGCTCCACGAGATCACCGTGCGGCACACGGCGTTCGTCTTCAACGAGCGCCGGCCGGTGTCGCGGGACGACTACGAGAAACTGATGCGGTCCTACCGCAAGCTGCTGCAGTTCCTGCGCGCCGGCGACGCCGACCGCGCCGAGGCGCATTGGCGCAAGCACCTCGACACCTCACGTGAATTGCTGCTCGCCGGGTTGGAGAGCGTTCCGGTGCGCGACGTCATGGGCTGA
- a CDS encoding DUF3556 domain-containing protein produces MGFLKQDAPVVDYAEWSKGTRAERIVPMARHWAEVGFGTPVVMHLFYVVKIALYILGAWLIVLTTAGIDGFTNVSSWYAEPIVYQKVVLYTMLFEVVGLGCGFGPLNNRFFPPMGSILYWLRPNTIRLPPWPSRVPLTSGDTRGPVDVALYGGLLVMLVVALCSDGSGPIPELGSDVGVLPVWQTVAVLALLALAGLRDKVIFLAARGEVYGALAVCFLFSGADIVLAAKLVCLVIWMGAATSKLNKHFPFVISTMMSNNPVIRPRSIKRRFFEHFPDDLRPGRASRWLAHFSTAIEMLVPLVLFFSHGGWVTAIAAVVMLCFHFGILSAIPMGVPLEWNVFMMFSVLALFVGNAGIGLGDLNSPWPLVLFAVSAGTVAIGNLFPRKVSFLPGMRYYAGNWDTSLWCIKPSAAVKIDNGLVAIASMPAAQMEKFYGSKETAEMYQYMGYAFRSFNTHGRAMFTLAHRLMAGHDEADYVLTDGERICSTAIGWNFGDGHMHNEQLIAALQKRCRFEPGEVRVLVLDAQPIHKQRQEYRLVDAATGEFERGYVMVADMVTRQPWDDTVPVHVTWSSSVSP; encoded by the coding sequence ATGGGTTTTCTCAAGCAGGACGCGCCCGTCGTCGACTACGCCGAATGGAGCAAGGGCACCCGCGCCGAGAGGATCGTGCCGATGGCCCGGCACTGGGCGGAGGTCGGCTTCGGCACCCCGGTCGTCATGCACCTCTTCTACGTCGTCAAGATCGCGCTCTACATACTCGGCGCATGGCTGATCGTGCTCACGACCGCCGGGATAGACGGATTCACGAACGTCAGTAGTTGGTACGCCGAGCCGATCGTCTACCAGAAGGTCGTGCTCTACACGATGCTGTTCGAGGTCGTCGGTCTCGGCTGCGGATTCGGGCCGCTGAACAACCGCTTCTTCCCGCCGATGGGGTCCATCCTGTACTGGCTGCGGCCGAACACGATCCGGTTACCACCCTGGCCCTCCCGGGTGCCGCTGACCTCCGGCGACACCCGGGGTCCGGTCGATGTGGCGCTCTACGGCGGGCTGCTGGTGATGCTTGTGGTCGCCCTGTGCTCCGACGGCTCCGGACCGATCCCCGAGCTCGGATCCGACGTCGGGGTGCTGCCCGTGTGGCAGACGGTGGCCGTCCTGGCGCTGCTGGCGCTCGCGGGGCTGCGCGACAAGGTGATCTTCCTCGCCGCCCGCGGCGAGGTGTACGGCGCGCTGGCGGTCTGCTTCCTGTTCAGCGGTGCCGACATCGTCCTCGCCGCCAAGCTCGTGTGCCTGGTGATCTGGATGGGCGCCGCGACGTCGAAACTCAACAAGCACTTCCCGTTCGTCATCTCCACGATGATGAGCAACAACCCGGTGATCCGGCCCCGCTCGATCAAGCGCAGGTTCTTCGAGCACTTTCCCGACGACCTGCGTCCCGGCCGGGCCTCGCGCTGGCTGGCGCACTTCTCCACGGCCATCGAGATGTTGGTGCCGCTGGTGCTGTTCTTCTCTCACGGCGGCTGGGTCACCGCGATCGCCGCGGTCGTGATGCTGTGCTTCCACTTCGGCATCCTGTCGGCCATCCCGATGGGGGTGCCGCTGGAGTGGAACGTGTTCATGATGTTCAGCGTGCTGGCGTTGTTCGTCGGCAACGCCGGCATCGGCCTCGGTGACCTCAACAGCCCCTGGCCGCTGGTGCTGTTCGCGGTGTCGGCGGGCACGGTGGCGATCGGAAACCTGTTCCCGCGCAAGGTGTCCTTCCTGCCGGGCATGCGCTACTACGCCGGCAACTGGGACACCTCGCTGTGGTGCATCAAACCCTCGGCCGCGGTCAAGATCGACAATGGTCTCGTCGCCATTGCCAGCATGCCGGCCGCACAGATGGAGAAGTTCTACGGCAGCAAGGAAACCGCCGAGATGTACCAGTACATGGGGTACGCCTTCCGGTCGTTCAACACCCACGGCCGCGCGATGTTCACCTTGGCGCACCGCCTGATGGCCGGTCACGACGAAGCCGACTACGTGCTCACCGACGGCGAACGGATCTGCAGCACCGCGATCGGATGGAACTTCGGCGACGGGCACATGCACAACGAGCAGCTGATCGCCGCCCTGCAGAAGCGTTGCCGATTCGAGCCCGGCGAGGTGCGGGTCCTGGTGCTCGACGCCCAGCCCATCCACAAACAGCGCCAGGAGTACCGGCTGGTCGACGCCGCCACCGGCGAGTTCGAGCGCGGCTACGTGATGGTCGCCGACATGGTCACGCGTCAGCCGTGGGACGACACCGTGCCGGTGCACGTGACGTGGTCGTCGTCGGTCAGCCCATGA
- a CDS encoding GAF and ANTAR domain-containing protein produces MAAPHEDPTAAPHEDPTAAFADVAALLDLDDAQFDTLKVLGRALHVNEADLTQTLEAILRSATSVIRCADHAGVNLLVRDRLEPQATLGSAPPRLDALQQRTGVGPCFDASREQCVITVADMACESRWPEFASTAVELEVHSMLCVPLWIDDRRLGSVSLYSATTRAFDAAAVQLADLYATHAAVALADAQRTDQLRRAMASRDVIGQAKGVLMERHRITGDEAFEMLKQASRRANRKLVDVAEILAATGELPQPSD; encoded by the coding sequence ATGGCTGCTCCGCATGAAGACCCGACGGCCGCTCCGCACGAGGACCCGACGGCCGCCTTCGCCGACGTCGCGGCACTGCTGGACCTCGACGACGCGCAGTTCGACACGCTCAAGGTGCTGGGCCGGGCGCTGCACGTCAACGAGGCCGACCTCACCCAGACGTTGGAGGCGATCCTGCGCTCGGCGACCTCGGTGATCCGGTGCGCCGATCACGCCGGGGTGAACCTGCTGGTGCGCGACCGCCTCGAACCGCAGGCCACCCTCGGGTCCGCACCGCCGCGGTTGGACGCCCTGCAGCAGCGCACCGGGGTGGGGCCGTGCTTCGACGCCTCGCGCGAGCAGTGCGTGATCACCGTGGCCGACATGGCCTGCGAATCCCGCTGGCCCGAGTTCGCCTCGACAGCAGTCGAGTTGGAGGTGCATTCGATGCTGTGCGTGCCGCTGTGGATCGACGACCGACGGCTGGGCTCGGTGAGCCTATACAGCGCGACGACGCGGGCCTTCGACGCCGCGGCGGTGCAACTCGCCGACCTGTACGCCACGCACGCCGCGGTGGCCCTCGCCGACGCCCAACGCACCGATCAGCTCAGACGCGCGATGGCCAGCCGCGACGTGATCGGACAGGCCAAGGGCGTGTTGATGGAGCGGCACCGCATCACCGGCGACGAGGCGTTCGAGATGTTGAAGCAGGCGTCGCGCCGGGCGAACCGCAAGCTCGTCGACGTCGCCGAGATCCTGGCGGCCACCGGCGAACTTCCGCAGCCCTCTGATTGA
- a CDS encoding catalase — protein MPPARKPSQAAPRPTSATGARLDDVVDGQDPRAQQGEYLTTAQGVRIPDTDHSLKAGSRGPTLLEDFHLREKITHFDHERIPERVVHARGAAAHGVFESYGTAASVCKAGFLGKKGTKTDVFCRFSTVLGSRGSADTVRDTRGFAVKFYTEEGNFDLVGNNIPVFFIQDGIKFPDVIHAGKPHPDREIPQAQSAHDTFWDFVSLHTEATHHVMWNMSDRGIPRSYRTMEGFGVHTFRLVNAEGETSLAKFHWKPVAGVHSLVWEEAQIAAGCDPDFHRRDMADGIDEGAFLEYELGVQVMPDDGSETHSGIDLLDPTKIVPEELVPVQPIGKLTLNRNPTNYFAETEQVAFHTGHFVPGIEPTNDPLMQARLFSYLDTQLTRLGGPNFSQLPINRPRCPVNDMLRDGMHQTAIHTGQAPYRPNSIDGGEPVVAGADEGGYVQTPRQVDGPVERAQPASFDDHFTQPAMFYRSLTEVEKVHLIEAFTFELGKCYEQAIKERQLEVLANVDTQLCEQVAAGLGLPAPAGQPPADVEVSPALSQIVDTPGPIDGRKIGIIAAADSDLAGVSALTEAIEDRKASVLVTAPFGGVLESGRHQAVIERTLLTARSIEYDALVVADGTRPTGDIKLVLLLQEAYRHCKPIAAWGDGVKALTAAGIDPDAPGVLVSKKADKGFSEALANMVGLHRVWDRAPAVMASKVAPAD, from the coding sequence ATGCCCCCAGCACGTAAACCATCGCAAGCAGCTCCCCGCCCCACCAGCGCGACCGGCGCCCGACTCGACGACGTCGTCGACGGACAGGATCCGCGCGCCCAGCAGGGCGAGTACCTCACCACCGCACAGGGTGTCCGGATCCCCGACACCGACCACTCGCTGAAGGCCGGTTCGCGCGGCCCGACCCTGCTCGAGGACTTCCATCTACGGGAGAAGATCACCCACTTCGACCACGAGCGGATCCCCGAGCGCGTCGTCCATGCCCGCGGCGCCGCCGCGCACGGGGTGTTCGAGTCCTACGGCACCGCCGCATCGGTCTGCAAGGCCGGGTTCCTCGGCAAAAAAGGCACCAAGACCGACGTGTTCTGCCGCTTCTCGACGGTGTTGGGCTCGCGCGGCTCCGCCGACACCGTGCGCGACACCCGCGGCTTCGCGGTCAAGTTCTACACCGAAGAGGGCAACTTCGACCTCGTCGGCAACAACATCCCGGTGTTCTTCATCCAGGACGGCATCAAGTTCCCCGATGTGATCCATGCGGGCAAGCCGCACCCGGATCGGGAGATCCCCCAGGCGCAGTCGGCGCACGACACCTTCTGGGATTTCGTGTCGCTGCACACCGAAGCCACCCACCACGTCATGTGGAACATGAGCGACCGCGGCATCCCGCGCTCATACCGCACGATGGAAGGGTTCGGCGTGCACACGTTCCGGCTGGTCAACGCCGAGGGCGAGACCAGTCTGGCGAAGTTCCACTGGAAGCCGGTGGCCGGAGTGCACTCGCTGGTGTGGGAGGAGGCGCAGATCGCGGCCGGCTGCGATCCCGACTTCCACCGCCGCGACATGGCCGACGGCATCGACGAGGGGGCGTTCCTCGAGTACGAACTGGGCGTGCAGGTGATGCCCGACGACGGCTCGGAGACCCACTCGGGGATCGACCTGCTCGACCCGACGAAGATCGTCCCCGAGGAACTGGTTCCGGTGCAGCCGATCGGCAAGCTGACCCTCAATCGCAACCCCACCAACTACTTCGCCGAGACCGAGCAGGTCGCGTTCCACACCGGCCACTTCGTGCCCGGCATCGAACCGACCAACGACCCGCTGATGCAGGCCCGCCTGTTCTCCTACCTGGACACGCAGCTCACCCGGCTGGGCGGACCCAATTTCTCGCAGCTGCCCATCAACCGGCCACGCTGCCCGGTCAACGACATGCTGCGCGACGGTATGCACCAGACGGCCATCCACACCGGCCAGGCGCCCTACCGGCCCAACAGCATCGACGGCGGCGAGCCCGTCGTCGCCGGAGCCGACGAAGGCGGCTATGTGCAGACCCCGCGACAGGTGGACGGACCGGTGGAGCGGGCCCAGCCCGCGTCCTTCGACGACCACTTCACCCAGCCGGCGATGTTCTACCGCAGCCTCACGGAGGTGGAGAAGGTTCATCTCATCGAGGCCTTCACCTTCGAGCTCGGCAAGTGCTACGAGCAGGCCATCAAGGAACGCCAACTCGAGGTCCTCGCCAACGTCGACACGCAGCTGTGCGAACAGGTGGCGGCCGGGTTGGGCTTACCCGCCCCAGCAGGGCAGCCGCCCGCCGACGTCGAGGTGTCGCCCGCGCTGTCGCAGATCGTGGACACCCCTGGTCCGATCGACGGCCGCAAGATCGGCATCATCGCCGCGGCGGACTCGGATCTGGCGGGTGTCAGCGCGCTGACCGAGGCGATCGAGGACCGCAAGGCCAGTGTGCTGGTGACCGCCCCGTTCGGCGGTGTGCTGGAGTCCGGGCGGCACCAAGCGGTCATCGAGCGCACGCTGTTGACGGCGCGCTCCATCGAGTACGACGCGCTCGTCGTCGCCGACGGCACCCGGCCGACCGGCGATATCAAGCTGGTGTTGTTGCTGCAGGAGGCCTACCGGCACTGCAAGCCGATCGCGGCGTGGGGTGACGGTGTCAAGGCGCTCACCGCAGCCGGCATCGACCCCGACGCACCGGGTGTCCTGGTGTCGAAGAAGGCCGACAAGGGCTTCAGCGAGGCGCTGGCGAACATGGTCGGCCTGCACCGGGTGTGGGACCGGGCACCTGCCGTGATGGCCTCGAAGGTGGCGCCGGCCGACTGA
- a CDS encoding DoxX family protein, whose translation MYDTALDVGVLILRVVLGLTMAAHGYNKFFGKGGLSGTAGWFDSMGMKPGMFHARVAATTEMAAGLGLAVGLLTPVPAAGFVALMLVAAWTVHKDNGFFIVKEGWEYNLVLAVSAVAVATIGAGKLSLDYLLFGGTGFYDLLHGWWGLVIAAVLGLAGGIGQLVIFYRPPAKTGA comes from the coding sequence ATGTATGACACTGCTCTCGATGTCGGCGTGCTCATCCTGCGGGTCGTGCTGGGCCTGACCATGGCCGCGCACGGCTACAACAAGTTCTTCGGCAAGGGCGGACTGAGCGGCACAGCCGGCTGGTTCGACAGCATGGGAATGAAGCCGGGCATGTTCCACGCCCGTGTCGCCGCCACCACCGAGATGGCCGCGGGTCTCGGTCTGGCGGTCGGCCTGCTCACCCCGGTGCCGGCGGCCGGCTTCGTCGCGCTGATGTTGGTGGCCGCCTGGACGGTGCACAAGGACAACGGCTTCTTCATCGTCAAGGAAGGCTGGGAGTACAACCTGGTGCTGGCGGTGTCCGCGGTCGCCGTGGCCACCATCGGGGCCGGCAAGCTCAGCCTCGACTACCTGCTGTTCGGCGGCACCGGCTTCTACGACCTGCTGCACGGCTGGTGGGGTCTGGTGATCGCCGCGGTCCTGGGCCTCGCCGGCGGTATCGGTCAGCTGGTGATCTTCTACCGCCCACCGGCCAAGACCGGGGCCTGA